A single window of Halobacterium jilantaiense DNA harbors:
- a CDS encoding ring-cleaving dioxygenase, translating into MPTTAGLHHVTAIAGDPQANADFYVETLGLRFVKRTVNHDDTGTYHFYFGDHEGTPGTNITFFPWGERGRDGEFGAGQTSHTAYLIRPDSLGFWRDRLDEAGVAVEETERFGEPVLQFSDPDGIGLELVASESAADADTVAWQDGPVPAEHRLRGFHSVTLAVAEFGPTAEILTDVLGYEHVGDEDGRRRFRAPGEGPHSRLDLVETDQPRGQMGIGTVHHVAFQAADTDEEEQYREAYRAHGLQPSGVIDRTYFQSVYTREPGGVLFEIATNGPGFDADEAVEDLGSSLVLPDWLEDERARIEVELPAFDAPSHGDD; encoded by the coding sequence ATGCCGACTACTGCCGGACTCCACCACGTCACGGCCATCGCGGGCGACCCACAGGCCAACGCCGACTTCTACGTCGAGACCCTCGGCCTGCGGTTCGTCAAGCGCACCGTGAACCACGACGACACGGGCACCTACCACTTCTACTTCGGCGACCACGAGGGAACGCCGGGCACCAACATCACGTTCTTCCCGTGGGGCGAGCGCGGCCGCGACGGCGAGTTCGGGGCGGGCCAGACCAGCCACACCGCGTACCTGATTCGCCCGGACTCGCTGGGCTTCTGGCGGGACCGCCTCGACGAGGCGGGCGTCGCGGTCGAGGAGACCGAGCGGTTCGGCGAGCCCGTCCTCCAGTTCAGTGACCCGGACGGCATCGGGCTCGAACTCGTCGCGAGCGAGTCCGCCGCCGACGCCGACACCGTGGCGTGGCAGGACGGCCCGGTGCCCGCCGAGCACCGGCTTCGGGGCTTCCACAGCGTCACGCTCGCGGTCGCCGAGTTCGGGCCGACCGCGGAGATTCTCACGGACGTCCTCGGCTACGAGCACGTCGGCGACGAGGACGGCCGCCGGCGCTTCCGCGCGCCCGGCGAGGGCCCGCACTCCCGACTCGACCTCGTGGAGACCGACCAGCCCCGCGGCCAGATGGGCATCGGGACCGTCCACCACGTCGCGTTCCAGGCCGCGGACACCGACGAGGAGGAGCAGTACCGCGAGGCCTACCGGGCCCACGGCCTCCAGCCCAGCGGCGTCATCGACCGGACGTACTTCCAGTCGGTCTACACCCGGGAGCCCGGCGGCGTGCTGTTCGAGATTGCGACCAACGGGCCCGGGTTCGACGCGGACGAGGCCGTCGAGGACCTCGGCTCCAGTCTGGTCCTCCCCGACTGGCTGGAGGACGAGCGGGCGCGCATCGAGGTCGAACTGCCCGCGTTCGACGCGCCGAGCCACGGAGACGACTGA
- a CDS encoding iron-containing alcohol dehydrogenase family protein, translated as MDATADDRAGDPFRFDYESPVLRFGAGSTRDLGDELAAHGLDSALVVTGSTVGSTAAVMDPVREGLGDRLAGVFAETTPDKRLATAFDAADRLAETGADALVAVGGGSSIDVAKVASALAASEEPRESVFRAFDDTGTIPVPDGDLPPVVAVPTTLAGADVSQVAGITAGPGSGFVDEESGGGVGDRRLLPAAVVADPELAATTPESVLAGSAMNGFDKGIETLYAANATPVTDATASRGLGLLADGLRELGATGPTPETMEPVLEGLLLVQYGISRPDGSTLSLIHAFGHGLTRTGTLQQGVAHAIVAPHVLDYLFGEVDGRRDLLAEALGVGDTDDPAAAVVEEVEAVRDSLGLPSRLRDVDGPEPTDFRAIAEATVADAFVANAPTDLDVTTEDAEAVLDAAW; from the coding sequence ATGGACGCGACCGCAGACGACCGTGCCGGGGACCCGTTCCGCTTCGACTACGAGTCGCCGGTCCTCCGCTTCGGCGCGGGGAGCACGCGGGACCTCGGCGACGAACTCGCCGCCCACGGCCTCGACAGCGCGCTCGTCGTCACCGGTTCGACGGTCGGCAGCACGGCCGCCGTGATGGACCCCGTCCGGGAGGGCTTGGGCGACCGGCTCGCTGGCGTGTTCGCCGAGACCACGCCCGACAAACGGCTCGCTACGGCGTTCGACGCCGCCGACAGACTCGCCGAGACCGGTGCCGACGCGCTCGTCGCCGTGGGCGGCGGCAGCAGCATCGACGTGGCGAAGGTCGCCAGCGCCCTCGCCGCCTCCGAAGAGCCGAGAGAATCCGTCTTCCGGGCGTTCGACGACACGGGAACGATTCCGGTCCCGGACGGCGACCTGCCGCCCGTCGTGGCGGTCCCGACGACGCTCGCGGGGGCCGACGTCTCGCAGGTCGCGGGCATCACCGCCGGCCCCGGCTCCGGCTTCGTCGACGAGGAATCGGGGGGCGGCGTCGGCGACCGCCGCCTGCTGCCGGCCGCCGTCGTCGCCGACCCCGAACTCGCCGCGACAACTCCGGAGTCCGTACTCGCCGGCTCCGCGATGAACGGCTTCGACAAGGGCATCGAGACGCTGTACGCCGCGAACGCCACCCCGGTCACGGACGCCACGGCGAGCCGGGGGCTCGGGCTGCTCGCCGACGGCCTCCGGGAACTCGGTGCGACCGGTCCGACTCCCGAGACCATGGAACCAGTGCTGGAGGGGCTGTTGCTCGTCCAGTACGGCATCTCCCGGCCCGACGGCTCCACGCTCTCCCTGATTCACGCCTTCGGCCACGGTCTCACGCGAACGGGCACCCTACAGCAGGGCGTCGCGCACGCAATCGTCGCCCCGCACGTCCTCGACTACCTCTTCGGCGAGGTGGACGGCCGCCGAGACCTGCTCGCGGAGGCGCTCGGTGTAGGCGACACCGACGACCCCGCGGCGGCCGTCGTTGAGGAAGTCGAAGCCGTCCGCGATTCGCTTGGATTGCCGAGCCGGCTCCGGGACGTCGACGGCCCCGAGCCCACAGACTTCCGGGCCATCGCCGAAGCGACGGTCGCCGACGCCTTCGTCGCGAACGCGCCGACCGACCTCGACGTCACCACCGAGGACGCCGAAGCCGTCCTCGACGCCGCCTGGTAG
- a CDS encoding site-2 protease family protein, with product MRSFRIGSAFGIPIKLDATFLLVLPVFAYLIGTQVDMWISLLNDAPFDAALNGDALTAGNGQWLLGAVAAVGLFAGVVLHELGHSVVAMRYGFTIDSITLWILGGIASLSDQPEEWNQEFYIALAGPAVSVALAAGSYVALQVLPSSLDFARFVFGYLALMNLALAAFNLLPGFPMDGGRVLRALLARNRPYARATQLAAEVGKLFALVMGLVGILTLNLLLIGVAFFIYVGASGEAQRTVMNAAFEGVTVADVMTHGDDVHTVDAGDSIATLMDRMFQERHTGYPVMRHGEVVGMVTLDDARSVKAVERDAMRVEDVMTDEVYTVPIYANATDALDALQRHGVGRLVVVDADGEMTGLITRTDLVNAFDIIQSTDFQATRQDLDLSGR from the coding sequence ATGCGCAGCTTCCGCATCGGGAGCGCCTTCGGGATTCCCATCAAGCTCGACGCCACGTTCCTGCTCGTGCTGCCGGTGTTCGCCTACCTCATCGGCACCCAGGTCGACATGTGGATATCGCTGCTGAACGACGCGCCGTTCGACGCCGCGCTGAACGGCGACGCACTGACCGCCGGCAACGGTCAGTGGCTGCTCGGCGCTGTCGCCGCCGTTGGACTGTTCGCAGGCGTCGTCCTCCACGAACTCGGACACTCCGTCGTCGCGATGCGGTATGGGTTCACCATCGACTCCATCACGCTGTGGATTCTCGGCGGCATCGCCAGCCTCAGCGACCAGCCCGAGGAGTGGAACCAGGAGTTCTACATCGCGCTCGCCGGCCCCGCAGTGAGCGTCGCGCTCGCCGCGGGCAGCTACGTCGCGCTCCAGGTGCTGCCCTCGTCGCTGGACTTCGCGCGGTTCGTCTTCGGCTACCTCGCGCTCATGAACCTCGCGCTCGCCGCGTTCAACCTCCTGCCGGGCTTCCCGATGGACGGCGGCCGAGTCCTCCGCGCGCTGCTCGCCCGGAACCGCCCGTACGCCCGCGCCACCCAGCTCGCCGCCGAAGTCGGGAAGCTGTTCGCGCTCGTCATGGGTCTCGTCGGCATCCTCACGCTGAACCTCCTGCTCATCGGCGTCGCGTTCTTCATCTACGTCGGCGCGTCCGGCGAAGCCCAGCGCACCGTGATGAACGCGGCCTTCGAGGGCGTCACCGTCGCGGACGTGATGACGCACGGCGACGACGTCCACACCGTCGACGCCGGGGACTCCATCGCCACCCTCATGGACCGCATGTTCCAGGAGCGCCACACCGGCTACCCCGTGATGCGTCACGGCGAGGTCGTCGGCATGGTCACGCTGGACGACGCCCGCAGCGTCAAGGCCGTCGAGCGCGACGCCATGCGCGTCGAGGACGTGATGACCGACGAGGTGTACACCGTCCCGATCTACGCGAACGCCACGGACGCCCTCGACGCCCTCCAGCGCCACGGCGTCGGCCGCCTCGTGGTCGTCGACGCCGACGGCGAGATGACGGGGCTCATCACGCGCACCGACCTCGTCAACGCCTTCGACATCATCCAGTCCACCGACTTCCAGGCGACGCGGCAGGACCTCGACCTCTCCGGGCGCTGA
- a CDS encoding AAA domain-containing protein, translating to MTDGDTPDVTPLYEEWSLHGAGRYATDDLRALSRYLGLEHDDLRACLTNAAGVVDVPDEDGRGQVVPLHAADGPEPTDEYVVWDADSDAVGYFDESFGISGADSRAPLDDVVATEIAHRVRFWHPDHAPDAGDDGDALADVDVPSAVAAEAPLAGEQRRAFFDDLRETVRGERAAEREGTREAHADADLGQLIGERAVDGPFVLVGTTAHSDRPADVRVQYAPEDGVPADIDLVSAFDLYPDNHVLLDAFEDALPLPARVASVDGPVVTLRPAWERTDDPERAAAALEDADPFWLRGLLNPVPYARRLDALDAVWETPEKRRLLTGERDLSVSRPPSRRRADLALDDHQSRALALAVAADDVLCIHGPPGTGKTRTLAAVVAESVARGERVLVTAHSNQAVDNLLVGDSTPDDPDEASLHGVLGDDQSVDVARYGRHSRNRVVDEHYRQRGVATADVVAATTNGAATFDQDAFDVAVVDEATQASRAATAIAVNAAEKLVLAGDHRQLPPYGVREGGAGEMRPSLFETILDRYGDDVAVLLARQYRMHDAIAAFPNEAFYGGRLETADEAADRTVDGLPAVELFDVAGAERREERGASVRNAAEAGVAAERAAAILDAGVDPGDVGVIAAYSGQVSEIRRALADRGLDRSALTVDTVDSFQGGEREAVVVSFARSNDAHDAGFLEHPEEGPRRLNVALTRARRHLSLVGDWETLTKPAGHRDSEDSCAGVYAALYDALADLDAARLTSR from the coding sequence ATGACCGACGGCGACACTCCGGACGTCACGCCCCTCTACGAGGAGTGGTCGCTGCACGGGGCCGGCCGGTACGCGACGGACGACCTCCGGGCGCTCAGCCGCTACCTCGGCCTCGAACACGACGACCTCCGCGCGTGCCTGACGAACGCGGCCGGCGTGGTCGACGTGCCCGACGAGGACGGCCGGGGACAGGTGGTCCCGCTGCACGCCGCGGACGGCCCCGAGCCCACCGACGAGTACGTCGTCTGGGACGCGGACAGCGACGCCGTCGGCTACTTCGACGAGAGCTTCGGTATCAGCGGCGCGGACAGCCGCGCCCCCCTCGACGACGTGGTCGCCACCGAAATCGCCCACCGGGTGCGGTTCTGGCACCCAGACCACGCACCCGACGCGGGCGACGACGGCGACGCGCTCGCGGACGTCGACGTTCCGTCCGCCGTCGCCGCCGAGGCCCCGCTCGCGGGCGAGCAGCGCCGCGCGTTCTTCGACGACCTCCGGGAGACGGTCCGGGGCGAGCGGGCGGCCGAGCGCGAGGGGACCCGCGAGGCCCACGCCGACGCCGACCTCGGACAGCTAATCGGCGAGCGCGCGGTCGACGGGCCGTTCGTGCTCGTCGGCACGACCGCGCACTCGGACCGGCCGGCGGACGTGCGCGTCCAGTACGCGCCCGAGGACGGCGTGCCGGCGGACATCGACTTGGTGTCGGCGTTCGACCTCTACCCGGACAACCACGTCCTGCTGGACGCCTTCGAGGACGCGCTGCCGCTCCCCGCGAGGGTCGCGAGCGTCGACGGCCCGGTCGTCACGCTGCGGCCGGCCTGGGAGCGCACCGACGACCCCGAGCGCGCCGCAGCGGCCCTGGAGGACGCCGACCCGTTCTGGCTGCGCGGCCTGCTCAACCCCGTCCCCTACGCCCGCCGGCTCGACGCCCTCGACGCAGTCTGGGAGACGCCCGAGAAGCGCCGGCTGCTCACGGGCGAGCGCGACCTCTCGGTCTCCCGGCCGCCCAGCCGCCGGCGCGCCGACCTCGCGCTCGACGACCACCAGTCACGCGCGCTCGCGCTCGCCGTCGCCGCCGACGACGTGCTCTGCATCCACGGACCGCCGGGAACCGGGAAGACGCGCACCCTCGCGGCCGTCGTCGCCGAGTCCGTCGCCCGGGGCGAGCGCGTCCTCGTCACCGCCCACTCGAACCAGGCCGTCGACAACCTCCTCGTCGGCGACAGCACGCCCGACGACCCCGACGAGGCGTCCCTGCACGGCGTACTCGGTGACGACCAGAGCGTCGACGTCGCGCGGTACGGCCGGCACTCCCGGAACCGCGTCGTCGACGAGCACTACCGGCAGCGCGGCGTCGCGACCGCGGACGTGGTCGCGGCGACGACGAACGGCGCTGCCACCTTCGACCAGGACGCCTTCGACGTCGCCGTCGTCGACGAGGCGACCCAGGCGTCTCGGGCGGCCACCGCCATCGCCGTGAACGCCGCGGAGAAGCTCGTGCTCGCCGGCGACCACCGACAGCTCCCGCCGTACGGCGTCCGCGAGGGCGGCGCGGGAGAGATGCGACCGTCGCTGTTCGAGACCATCCTGGACCGCTACGGCGACGACGTGGCCGTGTTGCTCGCGCGCCAGTACCGGATGCACGACGCCATCGCCGCCTTCCCGAACGAGGCGTTCTACGGCGGCCGACTGGAGACCGCCGACGAGGCCGCCGACCGCACCGTCGACGGCCTCCCGGCGGTCGAACTGTTCGACGTGGCCGGCGCGGAGCGCCGGGAGGAGCGCGGCGCGAGCGTCCGGAACGCCGCCGAAGCCGGCGTCGCGGCCGAGCGCGCCGCGGCGATTCTGGACGCCGGCGTCGACCCGGGCGACGTGGGCGTCATCGCGGCCTACAGCGGGCAGGTCTCGGAGATACGGCGCGCGCTCGCCGACCGCGGCCTCGACCGCTCCGCCCTCACCGTCGACACCGTCGACTCGTTTCAGGGCGGCGAGCGCGAGGCCGTCGTCGTCTCGTTCGCGCGCAGCAACGACGCCCACGACGCCGGATTCCTCGAACACCCCGAGGAGGGCCCGCGCCGCCTGAACGTCGCGCTCACCCGCGCCCGCCGACACCTCTCGCTGGTCGGCGACTGGGAGACCCTTACCAAGCCGGCCGGCCACCGCGACTCCGAGGACTCCTGTGCCGGCGTCTACGCCGCCCTCTACGACGCGCTCGCGGACCTCGACGCGGCCCGGCTCACCAGCCGATAG
- a CDS encoding saccharopine dehydrogenase family protein, producing the protein MTLLVYGAYGYTGELVAEELADRGRDPVLAGRNDVKLGRIGTRLGCETRALPVGDADAHLDDVDVVLNCAGPFVETAEPLVEACLAAGVDYLDVTGEIPVFETLARRDDDAADAGVTLLPGVGFDVVPTDCLAAHLADRLPDATHLSLGFEPHGGLSPGTAATALGQFADDGAVRRDGRLVAVPPGHRERRIDFGNGVRTGVTIPWGDVSTAYHSTGIPNVDVYVPMPKAARRLLSASRHLRPVLGAEPVSDALQSLARRFVDGPDETERESGRAYVWGEARNEATGETAVSRLVTPETYALTVDAASTAAERALDGDAPDGYQTPSTAYGPDFVTDLDGVTRTDDA; encoded by the coding sequence GTGACTCTGCTCGTCTACGGTGCCTACGGCTACACCGGCGAACTCGTCGCCGAGGAACTCGCCGACCGCGGCCGCGACCCCGTGCTCGCCGGCCGGAACGACGTGAAACTCGGCCGAATCGGCACCCGGCTCGGCTGCGAGACCCGGGCACTCCCCGTCGGGGACGCCGACGCCCACCTCGACGATGTCGATGTCGTCCTGAACTGTGCGGGCCCGTTCGTCGAGACGGCCGAACCGCTGGTCGAGGCCTGCCTCGCCGCCGGCGTCGACTACCTCGACGTCACGGGCGAGATTCCCGTCTTCGAGACGCTCGCCCGCCGCGACGACGACGCCGCGGACGCGGGCGTGACCCTCCTCCCCGGCGTCGGCTTCGACGTCGTGCCGACGGACTGCCTCGCCGCCCACCTCGCCGACCGGCTGCCAGACGCCACCCACCTCTCGCTCGGCTTCGAGCCCCACGGCGGGCTCTCGCCCGGCACCGCCGCCACCGCGCTCGGCCAGTTCGCCGACGACGGCGCGGTGCGGCGGGACGGCCGACTCGTCGCAGTGCCCCCCGGCCACCGGGAGCGCCGCATCGACTTCGGGAACGGTGTCCGGACCGGCGTCACCATCCCCTGGGGCGACGTGTCGACGGCGTACCACTCCACGGGCATCCCGAACGTCGACGTCTACGTCCCGATGCCGAAGGCCGCCCGCCGCCTGCTCTCAGCCTCCCGCCACCTCCGCCCCGTGCTCGGCGCGGAGCCGGTCAGCGACGCGCTCCAGTCGCTCGCCCGGCGGTTCGTCGACGGCCCCGACGAGACCGAACGCGAGTCCGGCCGCGCCTACGTCTGGGGCGAAGCCCGGAACGAGGCGACCGGTGAGACAGCCGTCTCGCGGCTCGTCACGCCAGAAACCTACGCGCTCACGGTCGATGCCGCCAGCACCGCCGCCGAGCGCGCGCTCGACGGCGACGCCCCCGACGGCTATCAGACGCCGTCGACGGCCTACGGTCCGGACTTCGTCACCGACCTCGACGGCGTCACCCGGACCGACGACGCCTAG
- a CDS encoding DUF4097 family beta strand repeat-containing protein, producing the protein MQRRALLGGVAAAAAASLTGCVSGLFGDQYEETREVEFDLPGEDAVVSVHSENGDVDVSTHDGERVAVTARLSGPSEERVDGVEVAGPTGDGDVSVALEGTTDRVSAGFDVQVPAGTAVGELETDNGDVEVRDVAGVESAVSENGDVTVRSAGPVSTAETNNGEVGVDLPATLPGDVTVASDNGDVGVSLSPDVDAEVVARTDNGEASIDGLELSDLRSDDGTVRGVLGDGTHEVVAESDNGDVEFDAL; encoded by the coding sequence ATGCAACGACGAGCCCTCCTCGGCGGCGTCGCAGCCGCAGCGGCAGCGTCACTGACTGGCTGTGTGAGCGGTCTGTTCGGCGACCAGTACGAGGAGACGAGAGAGGTCGAGTTCGACCTGCCCGGCGAGGACGCAGTGGTGAGCGTGCACAGCGAGAACGGCGACGTGGACGTCTCGACCCACGACGGCGAGCGGGTGGCGGTGACCGCGCGGCTGTCGGGGCCGAGCGAGGAGCGCGTCGACGGCGTCGAGGTCGCCGGGCCGACCGGGGACGGCGACGTGTCGGTCGCGCTCGAAGGGACCACCGACCGGGTGAGCGCCGGCTTCGACGTGCAGGTGCCGGCCGGGACCGCGGTCGGCGAACTCGAGACGGACAACGGCGACGTGGAAGTGCGGGACGTGGCGGGCGTCGAGTCCGCGGTCTCCGAGAACGGCGACGTGACGGTGCGGTCGGCCGGCCCGGTGTCGACGGCGGAGACCAACAACGGCGAGGTCGGCGTCGACCTGCCAGCGACGCTGCCGGGCGACGTGACCGTCGCGTCGGACAACGGCGACGTGGGCGTGTCACTGTCTCCGGACGTCGACGCCGAGGTGGTGGCGCGGACGGACAACGGCGAGGCGAGCATCGACGGCCTCGAACTGTCGGACCTGCGCTCCGACGACGGGACGGTGCGTGGCGTGCTCGGCGACGGCACGCACGAGGTGGTGGCGGAGTCGGACAACGGAGACGTCGAGTTCGACGCGCTCTAG
- a CDS encoding DUF5814 domain-containing protein, with protein MAVTDKIYVKNHRQIASQLDTRFPKSAFSGATLDILFTGDLSELNDATRDSVLEFAEDFLDCDCDSNPYCGHPEEKFVEYLLDLRAQGLDPESMVDVMTDDYMVYAYPGDLYSFLDDAIRTLEAVEELADVDGRPEEADRASRKKRELSR; from the coding sequence GTGGCCGTCACGGACAAAATCTACGTGAAGAACCACCGGCAGATCGCGTCCCAGCTCGACACCCGGTTCCCGAAGTCGGCGTTCAGCGGCGCGACCCTCGACATCCTGTTCACCGGGGACCTCTCCGAGTTGAACGACGCGACCCGGGACTCAGTTCTGGAGTTCGCCGAGGACTTCCTAGACTGCGACTGCGACTCGAACCCCTACTGCGGGCACCCCGAGGAGAAGTTCGTCGAGTACCTGCTGGACCTCCGCGCGCAGGGCCTCGACCCCGAGTCGATGGTGGACGTGATGACCGACGACTACATGGTGTACGCGTACCCCGGCGACCTCTACTCGTTCCTCGACGACGCCATCCGCACGCTGGAGGCCGTCGAGGAGCTCGCCGACGTGGACGGCCGTCCAGAGGAGGCCGACCGCGCCAGCCGGAAGAAACGCGAACTCAGCCGATAG
- a CDS encoding aminoacyl--tRNA ligase-related protein, producing MRRSDLFLPATRETPGAGSDAAKLLVRTGLIRNFGSGLWAVTPAGQRVREKLTERVVAAMDAIGGQRVRLPGLQYADRWRESGRWGGFEDEMFTLENRDGQAMCLAPSHEEGVVHLLDGRVRSHADLPLLVYQVESKFRDDHARNGLVRTKEFTMQDAYSVHVDEPGLRETYREVRAAYERVLDDVGLEYAIVEADAGVIGGAASEEFVAPVSDAGGDSDRLVYCTADGCRFGVTDEHDGSDAHATGDACPECGGDLAASDGIEVAHVFKLGTRYSEAMDFTVDTDDGSERRVEMGSYGLGVDRLLQTLAQQHGDSDSLAWPVTDWGSAAPYRAAVIPVGEGEVLNVAERIHDDCGRDDVLLYDDLSVGERFAESDLLGIPATVVVGNTYREDGVVDVETETGTEELAVEAVAECVERFAAGEEEEEESGCGSGAIG from the coding sequence GTGCGGCGTAGCGACCTGTTCCTGCCCGCGACCCGGGAGACGCCCGGTGCGGGGTCCGATGCGGCGAAGCTCCTGGTCCGCACGGGCCTGATTCGGAACTTCGGCAGCGGGCTGTGGGCGGTGACACCCGCCGGCCAGCGGGTCCGGGAGAAGCTCACCGAGCGCGTGGTCGCGGCGATGGACGCCATCGGCGGGCAGCGCGTCCGACTGCCCGGCCTCCAGTACGCCGACCGCTGGCGCGAGAGCGGGCGCTGGGGTGGCTTCGAGGACGAGATGTTCACGCTGGAGAACCGCGACGGGCAGGCGATGTGTCTCGCACCCAGCCACGAGGAGGGTGTCGTCCACCTGCTCGACGGCCGGGTGCGCAGCCACGCCGACCTCCCGCTGCTCGTCTATCAGGTCGAGTCGAAGTTCCGCGACGACCACGCGAGGAACGGGCTCGTGCGCACGAAAGAGTTCACGATGCAGGACGCGTACAGCGTCCACGTCGACGAACCTGGGCTCCGAGAGACCTACCGCGAGGTCCGGGCGGCCTACGAGCGCGTCCTCGACGACGTCGGTCTGGAGTACGCTATCGTCGAGGCCGACGCGGGCGTGATTGGCGGCGCGGCCTCCGAGGAGTTCGTCGCGCCCGTCTCAGACGCCGGCGGCGACAGCGACCGGCTCGTCTACTGCACGGCCGACGGCTGTCGGTTCGGCGTCACCGACGAACACGACGGCTCCGACGCGCACGCGACCGGAGACGCCTGCCCCGAGTGCGGTGGCGACCTCGCGGCGAGCGACGGCATCGAGGTCGCCCACGTGTTCAAACTCGGTACCCGGTACTCCGAAGCGATGGATTTCACCGTCGACACCGACGACGGCAGCGAGCGCCGCGTCGAGATGGGGAGCTACGGGCTGGGCGTCGACCGCCTGCTCCAGACGCTCGCCCAGCAGCACGGCGACAGCGACAGTCTCGCGTGGCCCGTCACAGACTGGGGGAGCGCCGCGCCCTACCGCGCCGCCGTGATTCCCGTTGGCGAGGGCGAGGTACTGAATGTCGCCGAGCGCATCCACGACGACTGCGGCCGCGACGACGTGTTGCTGTACGACGACCTGAGCGTCGGGGAGCGCTTCGCCGAGAGCGACCTGCTCGGTATCCCCGCCACGGTCGTGGTCGGGAACACGTATCGCGAGGACGGTGTCGTCGACGTGGAGACCGAAACGGGAACGGAGGAGCTGGCCGTCGAGGCGGTCGCCGAGTGCGTCGAGCGTTTCGCCGCCGGTGAGGAGGAGGAGGAGGAGAGCGGATGCGGGAGCGGCGCTATCGGCTGA
- a CDS encoding CopG family transcriptional regulator produces the protein MGNKNKTISFRVNEDTFDALRDIAEERDLSLSAVFRDYVDSLVAHDGQVRLVPEDNTADDDDEFPPSVEVSKSFVREHERLELEAEHLREQLDEHKAYIDHLRNRLEGEDDIEEVVHLEELDDDDEPYQLG, from the coding sequence ATGGGGAACAAGAACAAGACCATCTCGTTCCGCGTGAACGAGGACACGTTCGACGCGCTCCGCGACATCGCCGAGGAGCGCGACCTCTCGCTGTCCGCGGTGTTCCGGGACTACGTCGACTCGCTGGTCGCCCACGACGGCCAGGTCCGACTCGTCCCCGAGGACAACACCGCGGACGACGACGACGAGTTCCCGCCGAGCGTCGAGGTGTCGAAGAGCTTCGTGCGCGAACACGAACGCCTCGAACTGGAGGCCGAGCACCTGCGCGAGCAGCTCGACGAGCACAAGGCGTACATCGACCACCTGCGGAACCGGCTGGAGGGCGAGGACGACATCGAGGAGGTCGTCCACCTCGAAGAGCTCGACGACGACGACGAACCCTACCAGCTCGGATAG
- a CDS encoding RPA family protein, with protein MSGAPTREVARRVFAAEFNDATFTFKESDDERAPLYALLPTGERANRVFVSGTLTETEDIGEDSEYWRGRVVDPTGTFFVYAGQYQPEAASTLRDAETPTYVAVVGKPRTFETDDGSVNVSLRPESITMVDEAVRDRWVVEAAERTLDRVEAFDEEGNEYAERARAEYGEDLSAYRQAVLDALEDFDAEADVPADA; from the coding sequence ATGAGTGGAGCACCTACCCGCGAGGTCGCGCGACGCGTCTTCGCAGCCGAGTTCAACGATGCAACGTTCACCTTCAAGGAGTCCGACGACGAGCGCGCGCCGCTGTACGCGCTGCTCCCGACCGGCGAGCGCGCGAACCGCGTGTTCGTCTCGGGGACACTCACCGAGACCGAGGACATCGGCGAGGACTCGGAGTACTGGCGCGGCCGCGTCGTCGACCCGACGGGAACGTTCTTCGTCTACGCCGGCCAGTACCAGCCGGAAGCGGCGTCCACGCTCCGCGACGCCGAGACACCGACGTACGTCGCCGTGGTCGGGAAGCCGCGGACCTTCGAGACCGACGACGGGTCCGTGAACGTCTCCCTGCGGCCGGAGTCCATCACGATGGTCGACGAGGCCGTCCGCGACCGCTGGGTCGTGGAGGCGGCCGAGCGCACGCTCGACCGCGTCGAGGCGTTCGACGAGGAGGGCAACGAGTACGCCGAGCGCGCCCGCGCCGAGTACGGCGAAGACCTCTCGGCGTACCGGCAGGCGGTCCTCGACGCGCTCGAGGACTTCGACGCGGAGGCCGACGTTCCGGCCGACGCGTGA